The sequence AACAACACGCACTTTGACACCACCCGCGCACACGTAACGAATCAGGGTGCAACCGCGGTTGACTGCCCGGCGGAGACGGACCTGACCGCTGACAGCGTCGGGACGTTTGCCGGAAACTTCTCCACAGACCGTGGGTGGGATGCCGTCGAAGAGTACGGGGAAGACGCTGTTTCGGCTGTCGTCCTGACGATCACGAACAACTCCGCCGCCGGCCAGCCGGTGTCGATGGAAAACATCCGCGAGACGGCCGCTTTCGCCACGGAAATCGACGCGACGTTCGTCATCGACGCCTGTCGGTTCGCCGAAAACGCACAGTTCATCAAACAACGCGACCCCGAATACACCGACACGCCCCTCCGTGAGATCGCTCGCGAGCAGTTGCGTCCCGCGGACGCAATCACGATGAGCGGGAAAAAAGACGCACTCACAAACATCGGCGGGTTCACCGCCGTTCGCGACGCTGCCCTGTTCGAACAGTGCAAACAGCGCGCGATCCTCTATGAAGGGTTCCCGACCTACGGTGGCCTCGCGGGCCGCGACCTCGAAGCGATGGCCACCGGTCTCCGGGAAGCGGTCGAACCCCCGTACGTCGCCGAGCGACTCGAACAGGTCGCGACCCTCGGCGACCTCCTGCGTGAGCGCGATATCCCGATTGTCACGCCGACCGGCGGTCACGCCGTCTACATTGATGCGGCCGCCCTGTTCCCGAACATTCCCGCCGACCAGTTCCCCGGGCAGCGCCTCGTCTGTGAACTTTACCGCGAAGGCGGCGTCCGGACAGTCGAACTCGGCTCGTTCGCCTTCCCCGGGACCGACCGTCCGGAACTCGTCCGTCTCGCCCTGCCTCGCCGGACATACTGGCGCGAACACCTCGAACACATCGCCGAGACCGCTGCGCGCGTCCGCGACCGCCGCGACGAGTACACCGGCCTGAAGATCGTCTGGGAGCCACCGATGGAAGAACTCAGACACTTCTCAGCTGAACTCGAACCCGTCGCGTAAGATCACTCGATTGTGACTCCGGACGAGAGCGGCTCGCGAGCGCCCACGTGGTGGCCGGGAACGCAAACGCAAAGTAGGGCCACGCTAACGTTCAGGTAATGCAAGGACTGCTGTCGGAACTGCTCCAGAGCGTCATCGACATGCCCGGCTGGTTCATCGACGTGGCACTGAACGACCCGCTGGCGGCACTTATGCTCGCCGTCGGTGCCGTCATCACGACCGTCTCGGTCGCCTTCTTCGGGTACCTGTCGCTGGGGGCCGTGCTCTCGCTGTTCAGCGGCTCCGGCGGTCGAGGACCGCCCCAAGCAAATCGATAGCCGTCTCGACATCCGGCCCGAGCGGCGACGCAAACACCACGCTGTCCGCGTGTTCTTCTAACGCCGCCGTGCGCTCGGCCACCGTCTCCGGCGTCCCGGCGATACAGAACGCGTCCAGCATCGCCTCTGTAACGCCGTCGAACGCGGCCGTGAAATCGCCGGCGGCAATCGCCTGTCCGATATCTTCGGCGGCCTCGTGGTCGATGCCGTGGCGGTCGAGCACCGGCGGCGGCGACCCCGCAGCGACGAACGCGACCGGCGGCCGGGCGGCCTCCCGCGCTTCGGCCTCGTCTTCGGCGACCGAGACACTGGCGTAGGCCGCGAGGTCGAACTCGCCGTACTCCTCAGGCCGCTCGTCGGCCATATCCTCTACCTGCTCGCGTGCCCACGCGAGGTCTTTTGGATGCGCCCCGTTGTACAGCGCGCCGTCGGCGTGTTTCGCCGACATCCGGGTCATGTGCGGCCCCTGCGCGCCGACGTACACCGGAATCTCATCGACCTCGTAGTTCAGCCCGGCGTCGACCGCTTCGAACGTCCCGTCGTGGGTGACCCGCTCGCCGTCCCAGAGCTTTCGGGCAGTCGTGAACGTCTCAAGCACGCGTCGCAGCGCGTCGTCGTGGTCGAAGCCGAGGTTGCTGAGCGTCGACTTATCGCCCGGCCCGATACCGAAGACGGCCCGCCCGTCGCTCAGTTCGTCCAGCGTTGCGACCCGCGAAGCTAGCGTCACTGGGTGCGTCTCATAGGGGTTCGCGATGCCGGGGCCGAGCAGTACCTCGTCGGTCCGCTCGGCCATCGCGGTCAGCGACATGAACTGGTCGCGGTTGTTGTAGTGGTGGCTGACGTAGACGGCGTCGAGCGCGTTCGATTCAGCCTGTTGTGCAAGCGAGGCGAGCTGTGCGACCGGGTGTTCCGGGGTGAGTTCAATCGCGTACATGTGACCACTGTCTGAGTGCTTGTCTGACTACGTCCTTCTCGGGGTCGCGGAACAGTTGTTCGCTGCCCGCGTGGTCGCCGAAGTCGAAATCACGGACGACTGCGGCGGGTGTTCCGCCGTCGCCCTCGCCGGTAACGAGGTTGGCTGCGGCGGCCAGTTCATCGACGACGGCTTGGACGGTGGCTTCGAGTTCGCGGCCGTCGCGGTCGTGTTCGCCACGCCAGTCCCGGGACGCAGAAAGACCGGCCCAGCCCAGCGCGACCCCGCGCTGGCCGAGACGGAACGGCCGGCCTGACGTGTCGGTGACGATGACGCTTGGTTCGACGCCCGCCCGTTCGCGGATGCCGTCGCGGATCGCTTCAGCCTCCGCTGTCGGGTCTTCGGGAAGTAAGAGGAGGTCCGATCCGGGCACGTTCGAGCGGTCAATGCCCGCGTTGACCGTGATGTGCCCGAACTCCGTCACCCCGAGGATGAACGGGGCTTCGACCAGCACTTCCGCACACTCCTCTATAATCGCCTGTGCCATCCGCGGATCCTTCTCTTCGTCGGCGATATCCTCGATGGTCGCCGCGATGCGCTCGGCGCGTTCGCCCGGCTCGTACGATGACAGCGACCGGCCGCGTCCGCTGGCTTTGGAAACGATGGTGCTGGCGACACAGACCACGTCGTCATCCCGCAGGTCGGCCTGCTCGACGAGCAACTCGGCTACGTCGTCGCCAGGCCGAACTTCGGGCAGCCCTTCGACCGCGAAGACTTCCATACCGTTCCTGCGGTCCCTGCGGGAAAAAGACCCGCGTTCGCTGCAAAGCCGGCCAACAGTGGCAACAGCTGCCGGTACGCGGGAGCGAACCGCGACAGCGCTACGCGTTACAGCTCGTGTTCGGCCACGTCGAACGTCCCATCCTCGACTGTCGCGGTCAACATCGTCGGGCGGTCTGCCGGTGAGGCGCCCGTGACGCTGCCGGGGTTCAGCAGCCGCACCCCCTCGTAGACGATGTCCGCAAGTTCATGAGTGTGGCCGGCGACGCCGACAGCGGTACTGTCGGCCTCCTCGCGGACCGCAGCGGCGACACGGTCTGCCCAGCCTTGCTGTGAGCCAGTGCCGTGTGTCACGACGAACGTGACGCCACCGAGTTCGACTGTGGCCCGCTCCGGCAACCCGATCTGCGGATCGATGTTGCCCGAGACGGCAGTCAGTCCCGCCGCCATATGCCGGATATCAGCGAGCGCTCCTTTGCTGTCGAAGTCACCGGCGTGGATGACGTGGTCGGCGACTTCGATGCGCTCCCGGAACGACGGCGGAATCTCGTGTTCCCGGGACGGAATATGTGAATCGCTGATGAGAGCGACATCCATATCGACCCATCGCATCGGCGTTCGAAAAGGGTTACTCCCACGGAAACGGTGCCGA comes from Haloarcula rubripromontorii and encodes:
- a CDS encoding coenzyme F420-0:L-glutamate ligase produces the protein MEVFAVEGLPEVRPGDDVAELLVEQADLRDDDVVCVASTIVSKASGRGRSLSSYEPGERAERIAATIEDIADEEKDPRMAQAIIEECAEVLVEAPFILGVTEFGHITVNAGIDRSNVPGSDLLLLPEDPTAEAEAIRDGIRERAGVEPSVIVTDTSGRPFRLGQRGVALGWAGLSASRDWRGEHDRDGRELEATVQAVVDELAAAANLVTGEGDGGTPAAVVRDFDFGDHAGSEQLFRDPEKDVVRQALRQWSHVRD
- a CDS encoding 5,10-methylenetetrahydromethanopterin reductase produces the protein MYAIELTPEHPVAQLASLAQQAESNALDAVYVSHHYNNRDQFMSLTAMAERTDEVLLGPGIANPYETHPVTLASRVATLDELSDGRAVFGIGPGDKSTLSNLGFDHDDALRRVLETFTTARKLWDGERVTHDGTFEAVDAGLNYEVDEIPVYVGAQGPHMTRMSAKHADGALYNGAHPKDLAWAREQVEDMADERPEEYGEFDLAAYASVSVAEDEAEAREAARPPVAFVAAGSPPPVLDRHGIDHEAAEDIGQAIAAGDFTAAFDGVTEAMLDAFCIAGTPETVAERTAALEEHADSVVFASPLGPDVETAIDLLGAVLDRRSR
- a CDS encoding metallophosphoesterase family protein; this encodes MDVALISDSHIPSREHEIPPSFRERIEVADHVIHAGDFDSKGALADIRHMAAGLTAVSGNIDPQIGLPERATVELGGVTFVVTHGTGSQQGWADRVAAAVREEADSTAVGVAGHTHELADIVYEGVRLLNPGSVTGASPADRPTMLTATVEDGTFDVAEHEL
- a CDS encoding tryptophanase, giving the protein MRSYKAKSVTSIQLPPRERRETALTEAGHNVFNLAADDVFIDLLTDSGTGAMSDEQWADVVRGDEAYAGSRSFERFRETVADVMGFDRVVPTHQGRGAENVLFGALLDEGAVVLNNTHFDTTRAHVTNQGATAVDCPAETDLTADSVGTFAGNFSTDRGWDAVEEYGEDAVSAVVLTITNNSAAGQPVSMENIRETAAFATEIDATFVIDACRFAENAQFIKQRDPEYTDTPLREIAREQLRPADAITMSGKKDALTNIGGFTAVRDAALFEQCKQRAILYEGFPTYGGLAGRDLEAMATGLREAVEPPYVAERLEQVATLGDLLRERDIPIVTPTGGHAVYIDAAALFPNIPADQFPGQRLVCELYREGGVRTVELGSFAFPGTDRPELVRLALPRRTYWREHLEHIAETAARVRDRRDEYTGLKIVWEPPMEELRHFSAELEPVA